One window of the Rufibacter radiotolerans genome contains the following:
- a CDS encoding zinc-dependent metalloprotease, with amino-acid sequence MKNFLLTLGLCTSLASVAMAQTRPQAADSTRRVAGASGMQGSATQKAQPKPYADVITAKAISKDGLFKTHKVEDKYYFEIDDAVLGREILVVNRISKAGAEVRAASGYAGDQVGSSIVKFEKGPNNRIFLRKVSYSTYSPDSTKSMYQAVQRSNIQAIVAAFNVAAYSPDKKGSVIDITDYINGENEIFSFSSATAKSRIRLGNFVPDRSYIENVRSFPTNVEVTTVKTYVLTPPTTGFGSTAPSSGGAGGSNLNGSSTIELNTSMVVLPKVPMQPRFFDPRVGYFTVGYTDFDANPQGVKEIEMVKRWRLEPKAQDMAKYKRGELVEPQKPIIFYIDPATPKKWVPYLIAGVNDWQKAFEKAGFKNAVIGKMAPSPKENPDWSLDDARHSAIVYKPSEISNASGPSISDPRSGEIMESHINWYHNVMKLVHDWYFVQAAAIDPRARKMEFSDELMGDLIRFVSSHEVGHTLGLRHNYGSSSTVPVENLRNKKWVEANGHTPSIMDYARFNYVAQPEDNITPKGIYPRIGDYDLWAIEWGYKLLPNAKNAFDEVETLNKLTMEKLKNRRNWFGTETNPDDPHSQNEDLGDNSMKASEYGIKNLQRIIVKLPEWTKESNEGYDNLRNMYGQVSTQYNRYMGHVAKNIGGVYENPKTVEQDGHVYERTPAATQKEAMAFLDKNLFTTPTWLLNPTVLNNTGSNPMLLISRSQENVVDRLISNNTLTKLIAAEAMDGSKAYKVTDFFTDMNGSIFKEVKSNQAIDVYRRNLQKIYVEQLISLVKPAPAPTSSAAPTGRGGSSTPTMDLKNSDVISVAKAELRNINNMIKGSLASQSDALSNYHLMDLSERITETLNYRNQNAL; translated from the coding sequence ATGAAAAACTTTTTACTTACCCTGGGGCTTTGCACCTCCCTGGCAAGCGTAGCAATGGCCCAGACGAGGCCACAGGCGGCAGATTCTACCCGCCGGGTAGCCGGTGCCTCTGGCATGCAGGGGTCTGCCACCCAAAAAGCCCAGCCTAAACCCTACGCCGATGTTATTACCGCGAAGGCTATTTCTAAAGACGGCCTTTTCAAGACCCACAAAGTAGAGGATAAATACTACTTTGAGATTGACGATGCCGTTTTAGGCCGCGAGATTCTGGTGGTGAACCGTATCTCTAAGGCAGGCGCCGAAGTACGCGCCGCCTCTGGCTACGCCGGAGACCAGGTGGGTTCCTCTATCGTGAAATTTGAGAAAGGGCCTAACAACCGCATATTCCTGCGCAAGGTTTCTTACAGCACCTACAGCCCAGACAGCACCAAGTCTATGTACCAGGCGGTACAACGATCTAACATCCAGGCCATTGTGGCGGCGTTTAACGTGGCCGCCTACTCCCCGGACAAAAAAGGCAGCGTGATTGACATCACCGACTATATCAACGGCGAAAACGAGATTTTCTCTTTCAGCTCGGCCACGGCCAAATCCAGAATCAGGTTAGGCAATTTTGTGCCGGACAGAAGCTATATAGAGAACGTGCGCAGCTTCCCTACCAACGTGGAAGTGACCACCGTGAAGACCTATGTGTTGACGCCGCCCACCACGGGCTTCGGTAGCACCGCCCCTTCTTCCGGCGGCGCCGGCGGAAGCAACCTGAACGGTTCCTCTACCATTGAGTTGAACACCTCTATGGTGGTGCTTCCTAAAGTACCCATGCAGCCCCGCTTTTTTGACCCACGGGTAGGTTACTTTACCGTAGGCTACACCGACTTTGACGCCAACCCACAGGGTGTGAAGGAAATTGAGATGGTGAAGCGCTGGAGACTGGAGCCTAAGGCCCAGGACATGGCCAAGTACAAGCGCGGTGAACTGGTAGAGCCGCAGAAGCCTATCATTTTTTATATTGACCCCGCCACTCCTAAAAAGTGGGTGCCTTACCTGATTGCCGGTGTAAATGACTGGCAGAAAGCTTTTGAGAAAGCCGGTTTCAAAAATGCCGTAATCGGTAAGATGGCCCCTTCTCCTAAAGAGAACCCAGACTGGAGCCTGGATGATGCCCGTCACTCGGCTATCGTCTACAAGCCATCAGAGATCTCCAATGCCAGCGGACCCAGCATTTCTGACCCCCGCAGCGGCGAGATCATGGAAAGCCACATCAACTGGTACCACAACGTGATGAAACTGGTGCATGACTGGTATTTTGTGCAGGCCGCGGCCATTGACCCAAGAGCCCGTAAAATGGAGTTCAGCGATGAGCTGATGGGTGATTTGATCCGGTTTGTGTCTTCGCACGAAGTGGGCCACACTTTAGGTCTGCGTCACAACTACGGTTCCAGCTCAACCGTGCCGGTTGAAAACCTGCGCAACAAGAAATGGGTGGAAGCAAACGGCCACACCCCGTCTATCATGGACTACGCCCGCTTTAACTACGTGGCCCAGCCAGAAGACAATATCACCCCTAAAGGCATCTACCCAAGAATTGGCGACTATGACCTATGGGCCATTGAGTGGGGCTACAAGCTACTTCCTAACGCCAAGAACGCGTTTGATGAGGTAGAGACCCTCAACAAGCTCACCATGGAGAAGCTGAAGAACCGCCGCAACTGGTTCGGGACGGAGACCAACCCAGATGACCCGCATTCCCAGAATGAGGACTTAGGGGACAACTCCATGAAAGCCAGCGAGTACGGCATCAAGAACCTGCAGCGCATTATCGTTAAGCTTCCAGAGTGGACCAAAGAGTCTAACGAAGGATATGACAACCTGCGAAACATGTATGGCCAGGTGTCTACCCAATACAACCGGTACATGGGGCACGTGGCCAAGAACATTGGCGGGGTGTATGAGAACCCTAAAACCGTTGAGCAGGATGGCCATGTATATGAGCGCACCCCGGCCGCTACCCAAAAAGAGGCCATGGCGTTCTTAGACAAGAACCTGTTCACGACTCCTACCTGGCTCCTGAACCCAACAGTGCTCAACAACACGGGCAGCAACCCAATGTTGTTAATCTCCAGAAGCCAGGAAAACGTGGTGGACCGCCTGATCAGCAACAACACCCTGACCAAGCTAATCGCGGCAGAAGCCATGGACGGTAGCAAAGCCTACAAGGTAACCGATTTCTTCACGGACATGAACGGCTCTATCTTCAAAGAAGTGAAAAGCAACCAGGCCATTGATGTGTACCGCAGAAACCTGCAGAAGATCTACGTAGAGCAACTGATCAGTCTGGTGAAACCAGCCCCAGCCCCTACTTCTTCTGCTGCGCCAACTGGCCGCGGCGGAAGCTCCACTCCTACCATGGACCTGAAAAACAGTGATGTGATTTCTGTGGCTAAAGCCGAGTTGAGAAACATCAACAATATGATCAAAGGCTCTTTAGCCTCACAGTCAGATGCGTTGAGCAACTACCATTTAATGGACTTATCTGAGCGTATTACGGAGACCCTGAACTACAGAAACCAGAACGCGCTCTAA
- a CDS encoding START domain-containing protein, protein MLRFSLFALALFFGFLSLPPLWAQGKWELEKNQDGIAVYTRKTPELPIKQIRVVCELPGTPAQLVKVLKNVEHHSDWVYLNRKTVLLKQKDLNTIIYYTEADMPWPLTDRDMIAETRVLPAAKNKTVRVEVTGLPTYLPQKKNLVRIPYSLAVWEIVPVSKDRMKVEYTFSVNPGGSVPAWMVNATVATGPTITFSRLRDLLADMQVQKTK, encoded by the coding sequence ATGTTACGTTTTTCCCTCTTCGCTTTAGCTCTATTTTTTGGCTTCCTTTCCCTACCTCCTTTATGGGCACAGGGGAAATGGGAACTGGAAAAAAACCAGGACGGAATTGCGGTCTACACCCGAAAAACGCCTGAGCTGCCCATTAAACAGATTAGAGTGGTTTGTGAGTTACCCGGTACCCCTGCCCAGTTGGTAAAGGTGCTGAAGAACGTGGAGCACCACTCAGACTGGGTGTACCTCAACCGGAAAACCGTCCTTCTTAAGCAGAAAGACCTCAATACTATAATCTATTATACTGAGGCAGATATGCCCTGGCCCCTCACCGACCGCGACATGATTGCGGAGACGAGGGTGCTGCCGGCAGCTAAGAATAAAACGGTGCGCGTAGAAGTGACCGGGCTGCCCACCTACCTTCCCCAGAAGAAGAACCTGGTCAGAATTCCTTATTCCTTGGCCGTATGGGAGATTGTACCGGTTTCTAAAGATAGGATGAAGGTGGAGTACACTTTCAGTGTGAACCCCGGCGGTTCTGTGCCAGCCTGGATGGTAAATGCCACCGTGGCGACCGGCCCAACTATCACTTTTAGCCGTTTGCGCGACCTCTTGGCAGATATGCAGGTACAAAAGACAAAATGA
- a CDS encoding pyruvate kinase has translation MAEKEEILISPDGHVTTEELVKLVNQIELLLQEAAALEEVYAPQIRKVHPAFSKSAKNLLHYLSLRKHDIRHLQMQLSSLGLSSLGRAESHVLANLTSVFNQLQLLLAHLENGNPQVLPFVPVESKLKPNIEALLGEKPHGREDRIMVTFSTDLAKNYELVRDMIKEGMNCARINCAHDDKKVWGKMVKQIKKAEKELDQKCIILFDLMGPKLRTGPLMPGPEVIPIHPIIDEVGQILSPAKVWLAPAHVAPPMPVDATLVVSSDWLAEVNKGDEIRFLDTRRRKRSFIVMQKRGGGVIGHIFKSAYLTTGTELRVGDKDLLEYIEVLKGVPPLVIPLLLREGQELILHKENIPGEPAVFDKKGTVLQPAHISCTLPEVFSRVKAGEPILFDDGEIEGVIEEVNTEFLRVRITSADEAGSKLRPDKGINLPESDLALDHLTEKDKEDLSYVVKHADIVNLSFVSHPEMVEELQQALASHKANHIGIMLKIETKAAFSNLPHLLLTLMRTHPVGVMIARGDLAVELGWKRLAEVQEEILWIAEAAHLPVVWATQVLEKLTKKGRPSRAEITDAAMAQRADCVMLNKGPFILKSIAMLDDIMRRMQEHQYKKTALLRMLHVSEIDGQLK, from the coding sequence ATGGCAGAAAAAGAAGAAATCCTTATCTCCCCTGATGGGCATGTCACCACAGAGGAGTTGGTCAAATTGGTTAACCAGATTGAATTACTGTTGCAGGAGGCGGCGGCGTTGGAAGAGGTGTATGCCCCCCAAATAAGAAAGGTGCACCCGGCATTTTCCAAAAGCGCCAAGAACTTGCTCCACTATCTTTCCCTGCGCAAGCATGACATTAGGCATCTGCAGATGCAACTATCCAGCCTGGGGCTTTCCTCATTGGGCCGGGCCGAGAGTCATGTGTTAGCCAATTTAACATCGGTCTTTAACCAGTTGCAACTGCTGCTGGCTCATCTGGAGAACGGCAACCCCCAGGTACTGCCTTTTGTGCCGGTGGAATCTAAGCTCAAACCAAACATTGAGGCGCTGCTGGGTGAAAAACCACATGGCCGGGAAGACCGGATCATGGTCACTTTCTCCACCGACCTGGCTAAGAACTACGAGCTGGTACGCGACATGATCAAGGAAGGCATGAATTGTGCCCGCATCAACTGTGCCCATGATGACAAAAAAGTGTGGGGCAAAATGGTCAAGCAGATCAAGAAGGCCGAAAAAGAGCTGGACCAGAAATGCATTATCCTGTTTGACCTAATGGGCCCTAAGCTGCGTACCGGGCCTCTAATGCCTGGCCCCGAGGTCATTCCCATTCACCCCATCATTGATGAAGTAGGGCAGATTCTCTCGCCTGCAAAAGTGTGGCTGGCCCCTGCCCACGTGGCGCCCCCCATGCCGGTAGATGCTACTCTGGTGGTCTCCTCAGACTGGCTGGCGGAGGTGAACAAAGGAGATGAGATAAGGTTCCTGGATACCCGCCGGCGCAAGAGAAGTTTTATAGTGATGCAGAAAAGGGGCGGAGGCGTAATCGGGCACATCTTTAAATCGGCTTACCTGACCACGGGCACCGAACTGCGGGTGGGGGATAAAGACCTGCTGGAGTACATTGAAGTTTTGAAGGGCGTGCCACCGCTTGTGATTCCGTTATTGCTGCGCGAAGGACAGGAACTGATCCTGCATAAAGAGAACATCCCCGGGGAACCCGCCGTCTTTGACAAGAAAGGAACCGTGCTGCAACCAGCGCATATTTCCTGCACCCTGCCCGAGGTGTTCTCCCGGGTAAAAGCAGGGGAGCCTATTCTTTTTGACGATGGGGAAATTGAAGGCGTGATTGAGGAAGTGAACACGGAGTTCCTAAGGGTAAGGATTACATCTGCCGATGAGGCTGGCAGTAAGCTGAGGCCTGACAAGGGCATTAACCTGCCGGAAAGTGACCTGGCCCTGGACCATTTAACCGAAAAGGACAAGGAAGACCTGTCTTATGTGGTGAAGCACGCCGATATTGTGAACCTGTCTTTCGTGAGTCACCCTGAGATGGTGGAAGAACTGCAGCAGGCCCTGGCCAGTCACAAGGCAAATCATATAGGCATTATGCTCAAAATAGAAACCAAAGCGGCCTTCAGTAACCTGCCTCATTTGTTGCTCACTTTAATGCGCACGCACCCGGTAGGCGTGATGATTGCCCGCGGCGACCTGGCCGTGGAACTGGGCTGGAAGCGCCTGGCCGAGGTGCAGGAGGAAATCCTCTGGATTGCCGAGGCCGCGCATCTGCCCGTGGTATGGGCGACCCAGGTGCTGGAAAAGCTCACCAAGAAAGGCCGCCCGTCCCGCGCCGAAATCACCGATGCCGCCATGGCCCAGCGCGCCGACTGCGTGATGCTGAACAAAGGCCCGTTCATCCTGAAATCCATTGCCATGCTGGACGATATCATGCGCCGCATGCAGGAACACCAATACAAAAAAACCGCCCTGCTGCGCATGCTGCACGTGTCTGAGATTGACGGGCAATTGAAATAA
- a CDS encoding Smr/MutS family protein, producing the protein MNIGDRVRLMHGKEEGIITRFLDNNLVEVAIDNDFTIPVMRREVVVIAAEEGEMFRNVPAPEAPKKAAPPVVPSTAVAGIYIALVHQTDELLAVHIVNNSEFDLLFTYGEETDKGYKAQNNDKLVPKKTKPVAHLHLNDFEKWPDLVVQYLQHKPGSNAILEPVTRKLKFKASSFYKSKKTAPVLQKEGYVFQLDSKPTLVNPDMIQEQLTESAGAGENLKVAVPNHEVDLHIEKILPNEDPKLMSNSEILRQQLSVFQDNLDRALAANMHEIIFIHGTGNGVLKKEIQKVLSRNPHIKFYEDARKEKFGYGATRVQLK; encoded by the coding sequence ATGAATATAGGAGACCGCGTGCGGTTAATGCACGGCAAAGAAGAAGGAATCATTACCCGCTTTCTGGATAACAACCTGGTAGAGGTTGCCATTGACAATGACTTCACCATTCCGGTCATGCGCCGCGAGGTGGTGGTGATTGCCGCCGAGGAAGGCGAGATGTTCCGGAACGTACCCGCCCCCGAGGCCCCTAAAAAGGCCGCCCCGCCAGTGGTGCCTTCCACCGCGGTGGCCGGCATTTACATTGCCCTGGTGCACCAAACCGACGAGTTACTGGCGGTGCACATCGTGAACAACTCAGAGTTTGACTTGCTGTTCACCTACGGCGAGGAAACCGACAAAGGCTACAAGGCCCAAAACAACGACAAGCTCGTGCCCAAGAAAACCAAGCCGGTGGCGCACCTGCACCTGAACGACTTTGAAAAGTGGCCCGATTTGGTGGTGCAGTACCTGCAGCATAAACCGGGGTCTAACGCTATCCTGGAGCCGGTTACCCGTAAGCTCAAGTTCAAGGCGTCTTCGTTTTACAAAAGCAAGAAAACCGCTCCTGTTCTGCAGAAAGAAGGCTATGTTTTCCAACTGGATTCCAAACCAACCTTGGTGAACCCAGATATGATTCAGGAGCAGTTAACGGAATCTGCCGGCGCCGGCGAGAACCTAAAAGTGGCGGTGCCTAACCACGAGGTGGACCTGCACATTGAGAAGATCCTGCCCAACGAGGACCCCAAACTTATGAGCAACTCAGAGATCCTGCGCCAGCAGCTGAGTGTTTTCCAGGATAACCTGGATCGGGCCCTGGCCGCTAACATGCACGAGATCATCTTCATACATGGCACCGGCAACGGCGTCCTGAAAAAGGAGATCCAGAAGGTATTGAGCCGCAACCCGCACATCAAGTTCTATGAAGATGCGCGCAAAGAGAAGTTCGGCTACGGCGCCACCAGGGTGCAGTTGAAGTAA
- a CDS encoding acetoacetate decarboxylase family protein, with protein MELVPDIVAPAPWQLEGSGVIWYYPITKAFNQKYGFLAGYQAASYVAGFGAVMYVDYTSSGVGPYQELLYIPGLFKMNGKLTFTISKIYVSTYDSVWNGRENWGILKERAIFNTQPNKTGGLDIGVSREGQTFFEAQVQPKGPKVPLYSWLFSWFRVMQLKGTELLLTKPTLQGHAQWASSKTQSADPRLFPPVQQLKPLMTLYIPDFKMVFPKAQALPYKP; from the coding sequence ATGGAACTTGTACCAGATATCGTGGCTCCTGCTCCCTGGCAACTGGAGGGAAGCGGCGTGATCTGGTATTACCCGATCACCAAGGCCTTTAACCAGAAGTACGGGTTCCTGGCAGGGTATCAGGCGGCCTCCTACGTGGCGGGTTTTGGGGCGGTCATGTATGTAGACTACACGTCTTCTGGGGTGGGGCCCTACCAGGAGCTGCTTTATATTCCGGGGCTGTTCAAAATGAACGGAAAGCTTACCTTCACCATCTCCAAAATCTACGTGTCTACCTATGACAGTGTCTGGAACGGGCGGGAAAACTGGGGCATCTTAAAGGAGAGAGCCATCTTTAATACCCAGCCCAACAAAACCGGCGGGCTAGACATTGGCGTGAGCCGCGAAGGGCAAACCTTTTTTGAGGCGCAGGTGCAGCCCAAAGGACCCAAAGTTCCGCTGTATTCCTGGTTGTTTTCCTGGTTCAGGGTCATGCAACTGAAAGGAACTGAGCTGCTTTTAACCAAACCTACCCTGCAAGGGCATGCGCAATGGGCCTCCAGTAAAACGCAGTCTGCGGACCCGCGGCTTTTCCCGCCGGTGCAGCAACTAAAGCCTTTAATGACCCTGTACATTCCAGATTTCAAGATGGTATTCCCGAAGGCACAGGCGCTGCCTTATAAACCCTAA
- a CDS encoding DUF2279 domain-containing protein, whose amino-acid sequence MLSGLGLPLQEARAQSTYTLDTLSGAPIDTVNRFSRRLPWLAAGGTTLYAGGLLLLNEAWYQDKPQTRFHWFNDAGEWKQMDKVGHFWGSFHESRLGVDMLRKAGVPEKKAIWYGGALGFLLQTPIEYFDGRSPDYGASLTDIAANAAGSLGVIAQQLAWGEIRVQPKFSFHRTRYAPLRPNVLGKGPSEEFLKDYNGQTYWLSVDLAKFLSTESKWPKWLNPAVGLGAEEMVFNYADANRAIGLSAYRQYYLSVDLNWQAIPTRSKFLRSAFYVLSIFKFPAPALEYSIRKGFRAHALYY is encoded by the coding sequence ATGCTTTCAGGGCTGGGCCTTCCTTTACAGGAGGCGCGGGCGCAGTCTACCTATACCCTGGACACCCTTTCCGGCGCCCCCATAGACACCGTGAACCGGTTTTCCCGGCGGCTACCTTGGCTGGCGGCGGGTGGCACTACCCTATACGCCGGCGGACTGCTTCTACTTAATGAAGCCTGGTACCAGGACAAACCCCAGACCCGGTTCCATTGGTTTAACGATGCCGGTGAATGGAAACAGATGGACAAGGTGGGGCACTTCTGGGGTTCCTTTCATGAAAGCCGCCTGGGCGTAGATATGCTCCGCAAAGCGGGAGTGCCCGAAAAAAAAGCCATCTGGTACGGCGGGGCGCTGGGATTCCTGCTGCAGACCCCCATTGAATATTTTGATGGCCGCTCCCCCGACTACGGGGCCTCGCTCACTGACATCGCCGCCAATGCAGCGGGTTCCCTGGGCGTGATTGCGCAGCAGTTGGCCTGGGGCGAGATCAGGGTACAGCCAAAGTTCTCCTTTCACCGCACCCGCTACGCCCCGCTCCGGCCCAACGTGTTGGGCAAAGGCCCCTCTGAGGAATTCCTGAAAGACTACAACGGGCAAACCTACTGGCTAAGCGTGGACCTGGCCAAATTCCTGTCTACAGAGAGCAAGTGGCCAAAGTGGCTGAACCCGGCCGTGGGCTTGGGGGCCGAAGAGATGGTTTTCAATTACGCGGACGCCAACCGCGCCATCGGGCTATCAGCGTACCGGCAGTATTACCTGAGCGTGGATTTGAACTGGCAGGCTATTCCCACCCGCAGCAAATTCCTGAGAAGCGCCTTTTATGTCCTGTCTATCTTCAAGTTTCCGGCGCCGGCTTTGGAATACAGCATAAGGAAAGGCTTCCGGGCGCATGCCCTGTATTATTAA
- a CDS encoding anthranilate synthase component I family protein — MKTYTLQTQYRHLLADTVTPVGIYLQLRDKYQNCLLLESSDYHGHENSFSYICCEPIAEFRLKDSVLRQSFPDGSVEEQTLTTKRDAVDILQAYCGRFKSEAQPFGFIQNGLFGYMSFEAVQYYEQVELQEKETAHPEMPEILYQAFRYVIAIDHFKNQLYIFEHFLENQPQNDGLNELENLIRNKNFPMFQFTLSGEETTNQTDEEFLRVIEEGKRHCHLGNVFQIVLSRRFSQSFQGDEFNVYRALRSINPSPYLFYFDYGNFKIFGSSPEAQLLIKNDTASIFPIAGTFKRTGNDAADAELAQKLYDDPKENAEHVMLVDLARNDLSRHGDEVKVEVFKEVQYYSHVIHLVSKVTARLPKASGSLQMVADTFPAGTLSGAPKHRALTLIDSLEPTGRGYYGGCIGYLGFGGDFNHAIMIRSFLSVKNKLYYQAGAGVVAKSDTRSELNEVHHKLAALRKALERATTI; from the coding sequence ATGAAAACCTACACCTTACAAACGCAATACCGCCACCTGCTGGCAGACACCGTTACCCCGGTGGGCATTTACCTGCAGCTACGCGATAAATACCAGAATTGCCTGCTGCTGGAAAGCTCAGACTACCACGGGCATGAAAACAGCTTTAGCTATATCTGCTGCGAGCCTATTGCCGAGTTCCGGTTGAAAGACAGCGTGCTGCGTCAGTCATTCCCGGACGGCAGCGTGGAGGAGCAGACCCTGACCACCAAGCGCGACGCGGTAGATATTCTGCAGGCCTACTGCGGCCGGTTCAAGTCTGAGGCCCAGCCTTTCGGATTTATCCAGAACGGGTTGTTTGGCTACATGTCTTTTGAGGCGGTGCAGTACTATGAGCAAGTAGAGCTGCAGGAAAAGGAGACGGCTCACCCCGAGATGCCCGAGATTCTGTATCAAGCCTTCCGGTATGTAATTGCCATTGACCACTTCAAAAACCAACTCTATATTTTTGAGCATTTTCTGGAAAATCAGCCCCAAAACGACGGCCTGAACGAACTGGAGAATCTGATCAGAAACAAGAACTTCCCCATGTTCCAGTTCACACTGTCAGGCGAGGAAACCACCAACCAGACGGATGAGGAGTTCCTGAGGGTCATCGAGGAAGGAAAGCGCCACTGCCACTTGGGCAATGTGTTCCAGATCGTGCTTTCCCGGCGGTTTTCGCAGTCGTTCCAAGGCGATGAGTTCAATGTGTACCGGGCCCTGCGTTCCATCAACCCCTCGCCATACCTGTTTTACTTTGACTACGGCAACTTCAAGATCTTCGGGTCATCGCCGGAGGCGCAGCTACTCATCAAGAATGACACGGCCAGCATTTTCCCTATTGCCGGCACCTTCAAGCGCACAGGCAATGACGCCGCCGATGCCGAGCTGGCCCAGAAATTGTATGATGACCCCAAAGAGAACGCCGAGCACGTGATGCTGGTAGACCTGGCTCGCAATGACCTAAGCCGCCACGGTGATGAGGTGAAAGTGGAGGTGTTCAAGGAGGTGCAGTACTATTCCCACGTGATTCACCTGGTGTCTAAAGTGACGGCCCGGTTGCCCAAAGCAAGTGGTTCTTTACAAATGGTGGCAGATACCTTTCCGGCGGGTACGCTCTCAGGGGCGCCCAAGCACCGGGCCTTGACGCTCATAGACAGCCTGGAACCCACAGGCCGCGGGTATTACGGCGGTTGCATTGGCTACCTGGGCTTTGGCGGCGACTTCAACCACGCCATCATGATCCGGTCATTCCTGAGCGTGAAAAACAAGTTGTATTACCAGGCCGGGGCGGGGGTAGTGGCCAAGTCAGATACCCGCTCAGAACTGAACGAGGTGCACCACAAACTGGCTGCCCTGCGCAAGGCCCTTGAGCGGGCTACCACAATTTAG
- a CDS encoding anthranilate synthase component II: MKILVLDNYDSFTYNLVQLLRELGYGDQVEVHRNDQISLDAVDQFDVILLSPGPGVPSEAGIMPELLKRYAPTKRIMGVCLGHQAIAEAFGAELSNMTEVLHGIASTMRVVDNEDPMFKQLPNTFKVARYHSWTVVPKSVPATLQVTAVDERGAVLAIRHKKYDVCGVQFHPESILTDYGKDMLQNWLQNPVKRVNKWTSYAASITL; encoded by the coding sequence ATGAAGATCTTAGTCTTAGATAATTACGATTCTTTTACCTACAACCTGGTGCAGCTGCTCCGGGAACTGGGGTACGGAGACCAGGTGGAAGTGCACCGCAACGACCAGATATCTTTGGACGCGGTAGACCAGTTTGACGTGATTCTGTTGTCGCCGGGGCCGGGCGTGCCCAGTGAGGCGGGTATCATGCCTGAACTCTTAAAGCGGTATGCCCCAACCAAGCGCATTATGGGGGTGTGCCTGGGCCACCAGGCTATTGCCGAGGCCTTTGGGGCGGAGCTTTCCAACATGACCGAAGTACTGCACGGAATTGCCTCTACCATGCGGGTAGTAGACAACGAGGACCCTATGTTCAAGCAACTGCCCAACACGTTCAAAGTAGCCCGTTACCACTCTTGGACGGTAGTGCCCAAGTCTGTTCCGGCCACGCTGCAGGTGACGGCGGTAGACGAGAGAGGGGCGGTGCTCGCCATTCGGCATAAGAAATATGACGTGTGCGGCGTGCAGTTCCACCCAGAGTCCATTCTCACAGATTACGGCAAAGACATGCTCCAGAACTGGTTGCAAAACCCTGTAAAACGGGTAAATAAATGGACTTCTTACGCCGCTTCCATCACCCTATGA
- the trpD gene encoding anthranilate phosphoribosyltransferase gives MKQILQQLIEHKTLSKEVAREVLLNMTQGQCNPSQMAAFMTVYLMRNITVQELEGFREAMLELCLLPDLGTDQVIDLCGTGGDGKDTFNISTLSSFVVAGAGYKVAKHGNNGVSSICGSSNVMAHLGYEFTDDSAVLRAQLEQTNLCFMHAPLFHPAMKEVAPIRKELGVKTFFNMLGPMINPAKPHFQLVGVFSLELLRLYTYLYQQTGKRFVLLHALDGYDEISLTGAFKLVTPQGEKILQPSDLGLPTYQASDLAGGDTVEDAAAIFMQVLEGRGTAAQQDAVVANAGLGIFCADERITLPEALQKARHTLTNGLALKTFQDLLATQKTLTPENA, from the coding sequence ATGAAACAGATACTTCAGCAACTAATTGAACATAAGACCCTGTCTAAGGAAGTCGCCCGCGAGGTGCTCCTGAACATGACCCAGGGCCAATGCAACCCCAGCCAGATGGCGGCGTTTATGACCGTTTACCTCATGCGCAACATTACCGTGCAGGAGTTGGAGGGGTTCAGGGAAGCCATGCTGGAACTCTGCCTGCTGCCAGACCTGGGCACCGACCAGGTGATTGACCTCTGCGGCACCGGCGGCGACGGCAAAGACACCTTCAATATCTCTACCCTGTCTTCTTTTGTAGTGGCCGGGGCCGGGTATAAAGTGGCCAAGCACGGCAACAACGGGGTTTCTTCCATCTGCGGATCTTCCAATGTGATGGCGCACCTAGGCTATGAATTCACAGATGACAGCGCGGTTCTGCGGGCGCAATTAGAGCAGACAAACCTCTGCTTTATGCACGCGCCGCTGTTTCACCCGGCCATGAAAGAAGTAGCCCCTATTAGAAAGGAATTGGGCGTAAAGACCTTCTTCAACATGCTGGGCCCTATGATCAATCCGGCCAAGCCGCATTTCCAGTTGGTGGGGGTGTTTAGTCTGGAGCTGCTGCGTTTGTACACCTATCTGTACCAACAGACGGGCAAGCGTTTTGTGCTGCTCCATGCCCTGGATGGCTATGATGAAATCTCCTTAACAGGTGCCTTTAAATTGGTGACCCCGCAAGGAGAAAAGATCCTTCAACCCTCAGACCTGGGGCTGCCTACCTATCAGGCCAGTGACTTAGCCGGTGGCGATACCGTGGAAGACGCGGCCGCTATTTTCATGCAGGTTCTGGAAGGGCGGGGGACTGCGGCCCAACAGGATGCCGTGGTGGCCAATGCCGGCCTGGGCATTTTCTGTGCCGATGAGCGGATCACCTTACCCGAGGCCTTGCAGAAAGCGCGGCACACCTTAACTAATGGTTTAGCGCTCAAAACGTTCCAGGATTTACTGGCCACCCAAAAAACATTAACGCCGGAAAACGCTTAG